The Rhizoctonia solani chromosome 1, complete sequence sequence ATGTTAACCTTGACGTTGAAAACATTAAGCACCATATCAATCATAACTCGTCTCTGGGTTCACGCCCAATTCGTCAACCTGGTACCCACGATCTGGGTGCACCAATGCACCTTGCACAAATATGATATCGTTTGCATTCCGGGGTAAATTGGCGTTGATCCGGCACTTTACATGTGCATGCTAACGCACCTCGTAGGGTATGGCATAGTAGAGACCCAAGCATATTGAGCACTAGAATGTTTCCAATTGGTATCTCATATTTCCCAATAATCGGCTTAAAGTGCAGGCTCCCAGGATATCAGCCGAGAGTCTACTAATGGCTCTTCATTCTCCTCTGAGCAGCTGATTATTGAACGTCCGTAGTGTCTCCCATTATGATTTCCTCGTACGGAATCGACAAATACCAAGTACCGAGAATTATGATCATGGTCACCAACGATAGCTCCACGATTGATAGAGTCTTCACAACTTCGGACGACGGCATGTACTTAAACATGAAATGTTAATGCTAGATTTGTGGTAGTGAATTTCTGATGCAACAATAATGAATAACGAAGCAACATGGTACATAAATAACGCGCATATACACAGACCCGCTCTTCGCTTACTGGACCTCACCCACATATCAGTAAAGGCCTGGTAGTTGCTGGAGGGGGGACTACAATTTTGTTTGCCTGGTCTGTGATGTGCTGCTACGCCCATGATTGCCGAAGCCACCGAGCTGCCACTCGGGATGCCGTCCAGTAGTCAAAATACAACATTGATCTGTAACTTCCCAATGTCAAAGGCCCTACATTGCCGAGATTAATTTGTACAATGTCTATTAGTTTTAATCTCAGAGGACCATCTCAGCATGTGGTTCTTGTTTAGAGTGCCAAGTGCCAAGTGCCATATCCTAACAGTACGACAGATACAAGAAGTCGATCTTCTACGGTACCCACTCTAATCACTAGATATtatacttgcaaatagcACACGGCGCAAATGCCCGGACTGAAGTAAAGTGTCATACCTCTATGTTCTCCGATCCCGATGCACGAATACGCATTAGTTCCGAAACCTTGAGATCGCACAACCTGGTCCACTTCCATTGCCGTCGAAAAACCTCAACAGTTCCATTCCTATGAACCAGCGAGGGACTAGTTGTTAGGCAGCGCACATTCAACACGTTCAATAACTCGAGTTAAAACTCGCCCAACTTGTAGGCCTACTAGTAATTCTGCTGAATACTCAACCGGGCTACTCGTTACACCGAGAATCGCTATACAGTTTCAAGTGCTAACCACGTACAGCCTACCCATCATACACATTATCGGTGCTTATTTCTCCTGCAGGCCTGGTTTCTACCCTTACCTTTTAATCAAATTCTCCATTGGAGGCACAGCACTCGCTGATTGACCCCTAGATCGCATTGAACCGGACCGATTTTAGCCTCTTCATGGCTGGGTAATAACAGCGGTGCCCTGAGGACTACGTCTATAAAAATTATTGGATGACTTGGCACGCTGTTCATGCAGATAAGCCCGGCAAGGGCGCCTAGTTTATACTTGAATCTGGAAGATCTATGCGTGCTCCCTTGCCCAAACGAATCCTGAATGGAGATGCCAACGTGCTGAAATTAAGTTGCATGGCCGCATTGCCCTTTTATTGTAGATCTGTGCCTTGAATTCTACCGGTGATACTCTTATAGTACATAGCCAAGCTTCCATGATCGAGTCTGCTAACTAGTGTTGCGTAGAGTGGATGTCAATAAATTCAAAGGTGGCTCTATCCGGCACCACTCTCAACTTCGACCACAGAATTCGTGGTATTGTTTTGTAGAGGCTTCCTACGATCTACTTATTGAGGCTAAATTATCCATACTCCGCAAATAGTAAGTCACACAATCACTACTAGGGGTGTGGCAGTGTGGAACTGATGAAGGGGGCGCTTGCCCGTAACATCAGTAGAAAGCTCTCACTTAGCCACAGCCCGCGAACAACAAAAGATCCAGTCATTATAAAAGATTCGAGAGGGCTGTGGTAGAACTTGGGCTACACGCTCTCTGTGACGAACTTCTGTGGTGGGTTTCAGTGCTCATCTGAAAAGCGTATCATTCTAACTCAATTAATCGGTGATTTGGGGCGTAGGCACAAAGCAGGAGCCAGAAGTTGGTCTTCGTGAAGAAGATTCGAAAGGGAGCCTGTGTTCAAGGCTCTCAACAAAGATTTCTGTCGGGGAAGGTGCCTGGAAGTTATCTGGAACCGGTTTGTCATGTCCCCAACTCCAACAGCAGAATATTCTTCAACAATAATTAAAACTCATACGTACGATGGAAAAATGCTCGGTGCAGCGGATGGGCAACCAGCTGTGTAAGCCCCCATACATGCTACGCGCAGCTACTTGATCTCCTTACTCTGTTATCACACATCCACTAGCACTATTAACATTTCAAAGGGAAAGAAAGGGTAAGCCCGATTCGTATGCTAGAAAAGAGTGCGCACGCTGAGATGTGTTTTTGAAAAGTCTTGAAGGCTCTGTTATAGCGGGCGCTATTATAGGCGGCCTTGTAGTGCTCGTACTCATTTTGGCCGTTTTCTTCGGACTCCGTCATCGCCGTCGAAGAGCCAAAAGACAAACAGCTTCTATCACAGAAGCTGGTCAAGAAGgcgaaaagaaaaaagagacATGTGATGAGGCTAACGAGCCGCCCCCTCCCTGTCCTTATTCTAATCACGGAGTTACATACCCAGCGGCTACTTTCCAAGGGGTTCAGAATAGCATAATTCCTTGCCAGACCGAGCTCGTCCCGAGCTCATCCAGTCTACGACAATCATTCGATAGCTCCAGGACCTACCCAATTCAAACCAACTACAGCAATATCACGACCCACGCGCCCCGCCCACAACCACACCGAACAGGACCTTCAATTGCTCACAACCTTGACCCAAGCTCAAATGGGCCTCCGTGTATGAGCTGTGCACTACATCATCCCGGTGCCTCTCACTCGGGCGCTATGTCTCTCGTTTCAGCTcaggatgaggatgaaatATACAATCGGAAACAGTATGTTTCTTCGGCCTCACCTCCACTTCCACCCGGCGCAATGCCCCCGTTATCATCGCCTACTATCGAAACATATGATAACCAAGCCAATTCGTTGTCGCCGCCTGAGTCGCCGAAGTCCCCGGGGGGAAGTAGCTTAAGTCGCTGGATAATCTCGCCTTTGTCTCGGTCTGGAACAGCGAGAACTGCACTTCCTCCCTATGAGCAACAGGGTCATGGACTACAACACCGGGTATCTGaaaagaaagagaaagaaaaggatGAAAGTGCATTGGCTGCTTCAGTCTACACCTTTATGTAATTATTTGTATCTCCATACTTCGGAACCAAATACGCGCATATACCTGCTGCGAACGACCCAAGCAGCATTCCCGGGAGACCTGATTATGGACCACAGCGAGAGGCAGGCTGACGTAAGGCTTAGGGCAGGCATTACGGGACCGGTGGCTGGACAGCCTCAAATCAAACTACGATCTCTATCACACATCCGTTGGTGCGGGAGTAGGAACGCGGCTGTTGAGGAGAGCTGAGCTGAAGTAGTAGCTGAGCAGTAGAAGTGTGGAAAGGCAAATAGTGCTTGTGGGTACGTGAGGTGCGCGATTTATATTTTGTTCTTATCCCGTGTGCAAACCAGACTTTGTGATAGAATTGTGGAAATGTCGTTTGGGGGTCCCCGTAAAGGATGTTTCAAGTGTGGCAATCGTACGTTTGATTTGGTATCCTTCCCAAGTGGCAGGGTCGTTTACGCCTCGTAGTCGGACACATTGCTGAGGCATGTCCTTCCGAAATGCGCCTATGTTATAATTGCAGGCAACCTGGGCACGAATCCGTCAATTGTCCAAGCCCCCGCAGCACTCAGGCCAAGCAATGCTATATGTGTGGGGGAGTCGGCCACATTCAAGTAGACTGTCCCAATAACCTGCGTCCAAGTGGTGGGGGCGGAAGCGTGGGTCCTGGTCAGAAGTGTTATGTGAGTGACAAATTTAGCCAATGCGAATTATCTCTCATTTCGTTAATGTTAGAATTGTGGTCGTCCTGTAAGCGACTCGTTTATTCAACAGTAAGACTATATTATTGACCTACTGAAGGGTCATATTGCTCGTGTGTGTCCCAGTGCCGCGGGTGGGCTCGCTGGAAATTCAGCAGCTGGAGGGGGGTTCCGTGGTGGATCTGGTCGTGGGGCTGGGGTCAACGCTACTGTGAAGTGTTtccgctgccaaggcccaaACCATTATGCTCGGTATGACAGCCTTTTGTTGGTATTTACTGATCGTGACTGAACGCGTGCTAGTGATTGTATGGCAGCCCCAGGAACGATCACACTGGACAGCAAACCAAAGACATGCTACAAGTGTCATAAGGAAGGACACGTATGTAACCTCTCAGTATGCGATAGCCCCACAGCTAATCTGTTGGTTAGATTGCACGCGCGTGTCCAGAAGGTGCAGAGTATGCTACTTGAAAGTTTTGTGTTTCTACGTACCCGCAATTGAGTGCGAATAGTATTACTTTATCTTCTCATATCAGAATCTGGATTGTGATGAAGCAACAGTGGTTTGGTTAGATCAAAAGACCAAACGATGATACTAGTCCGGACTGCAGACGACTACCGTGGAATAATAAGTCTGCAAGACCGCGGCACCAAACTTGTGTTGTGAGGTAATAGAACTTAGATGTCCCACACGACAGAGTAATAGACAAAGAAACTGATGGGGTTCCTGGCACCTCATTTCGTGCTGTATCAGTGCTGTGGTATTGTTATTCGGTTGGCGTAGGGGGTACCCTATTTGTAGGCGCATATATTAAACCGACAAGAACCAGTTTGACAATAAATAAACCACAAAACTGAACAAGTCGGCATAATCTAAGTTTTTCGCCTGTTGGACCTTCGAGGCACTTCGGTAGGTGAACTGACTTTTGCGTTCCTTTTTTCAGAGACCTGGCTTCCAGATTCCTCGTCCGATTCAGATACCTTCCGCTTAGTTGGCTTTCTGGGCTTAGACGGTTTCCCCGAGCGAGGCACTCCTTTTCCTGATTTGGGTTTGATTTGCTCGTCCCAGCCACCCCTTTCGGATAATTGTTGATCGCAGTCCACGCTCCTTCGTTTACCGGCTGAACACTAAGACGACCACGATTCAACAGCGGCATTGCTCCCAAAGCTTTGAGATCATCCTTGGTAAGATACGAAAGTTGATTTTGTCTGTCCTCAGAGTTGGAACTGAGTTGAGCCAAATCTTCCACAGAGGTTGCTGAAGTGATGGAGCGCAATGTGGCCAGGGAGACAAAATGCTTCAGACGTGATTTGAACTTGAGTTCGACCATCCACCAGGTCGGCTCAGACTTGGAATCTCGAGAACTCGACTTGGCGTCATAGTATGGATGTGTCGGATCGTTAGCGGTATCTGTAAATACCAATCAAGTTAGTTTACTGGAGGTGCTCTTGTAACTAGGGCTTACAATCCGGAAATGCCTCTTTGGATACCTAAATAGGATATGGGGTGATTACATGAGTGCGACAAGATAGGTAAAACTTGCCTCGGCAAAAGCAGCGATACCTAGCAAGCATAAGTCGATGTACGGCCATCTTCCTGAGATTAAAACATACCTGGAGTCTTGCAATTCGAGTGATAAAACAATACGTTATCTCCCACTTTCATCTGATCGCGCATGATGTTCTTTGCTTCATGATTCCTAACACCTTCCCAGGCAGTAGTACTACACAAGTTAAGTACGCCACAAAGTCAGTTTGGAGATTATTAGACCCACACACAGGCTTCGAAATCGTCCACAGAGAACTAACTATACGTAAGATTGTGTACCTCATAGCTCGAACAATTTGCTCACCTTTACATCCTTTCCCTTGACGATACGGCTGTCAGGCTCAGCTTTCATTAGCCAGTATCTAGACATTGTATGTTGGAAGGAGAAGGCTGAAACAGAATGGGTGGCGCGTCGGAGCCACATCGCGTAGTAAACATTAGCCAACGCGGTCACGTGAGATCCGAGGGACCGTGGTAGGCCTTCAATGCTCGATCAACAGAGCCTAAATCGTCACAACGGGATTATATTTAACCCCCATacggaaggaagtggaataTATTTTGCTCCCGCAGCGGGTGTAAGACGGAGGAAACGGTGTCATTAATCGTCGGATTGAATCTCGGTTGCAAACAGCTGAAGCATACAGTGAACTCCCCAAACACTCTAAGTAATCGATATCATGAAGATAAAAACACTATCTAGCTAGAAAAAGTACGTACGTACAGAAACACGACATGGTAAATGATCCAAATACACTTATATATGCAAATCCTCCGTCCGTGAAAACAATGACATAAACAGCAATAGTAAATAAAACGTGAGTGTGTATGGGGGGGGAGGTACGGGAATTTATTTAAATGTCGAAGTTGCATATTTGGGCCTTGATCTCGTTCCGCCTGATAAAACTTGAGTTTGTTCCTCAACTTGGTATTTAGAATTTGATTCGCGCAGTTGGCGAACAGCCAAAATCTGCTCAACCCAGTCCGAGGTCGAAGTGGTATTTTTCGCGGCTTCTTGACCGGTGGTGTATAGTGCGTGTTCCGCGGCTTGGTCAGTCAATGGGCCGGGTTGTGTACGGATTCCCCGCCGGTAGCTGATAATCAGAGCAGCAGCTTCGGGGTAGAGTACATCTGAAACGTACTGAGTATAACAAGGATGTCAACATCCCGGTATGGTGGTCAACGACGATAACTTACGCCCATACGTTCTTCAGCCGTCAATGCTTCGTAGTCCGATGCGCCACTGGGCCTAGGCGGCTGCAGCTTGACCAAACTGCGAAAGTCTCCACGAGTCGATGGAGCTGCCTCGAGGATCTTGACCACCGTTAGGGGTTCATCCTCCAACTCGGTGGAGCTGCTATTCTTTTCTCAGGTTGTGGTGAGAATCATGCCCGAGGTTCATTTCCTGGTCAGTGCCCGCGTATCCACATCGGTTCCCTGCATCTGCAACGCCTCGCTCCCCATTCCGTCTAGCTCAGCGTTGTTTTCAACATCTGATGCTCCAGCCTCCTGAGTACTGCCATCCTGAGAATCTGCTCCTTCTGGATTACCTGGCTCGTAGCCTCACCTTCCTCCTTGCCCTCCTTGCCCTCCTGGTCGCCGCCATCCACATTTTCAAGTTCCCCGCAGGCCCACCGTTCACCTCTCAGTGCCCACCGACTAAGCTCAAACATCAGTTCTTCACAATCGTCCTCATTCAGATCACCCGTATAGACCGAATACGCAAGATTCTTCCGCGCCCGACCACCTTGCATGAACACCGCGTGTCTGTCCAGCGTAGGTTGAAGTTCCTTGCCAGCGTCGGAAGGCTCGGCTACCAAAGTGCCAGGCTCTGTAGAAGGAGAACCGTCCTTGGTCTCGGGTTTGGACAGCTCTGCACCGTCAACGATGCCCTTTCCCGGAATATACCTCCTCTCGATCAGTCCTTTCAAAAACGGTAATACGGGCTTGAGTTGGTCGCGGATTCTCTCGCGAGAACAGTATTCTCTCGAATCGATTTGTGCATCTTTAGGTTCGGGAGCTGGGGAATCTGCACGTGGAGCTGGCGAAGGTTCTCGGATCCCGGTGGGCCTTTCGTATGCGGTAGTAGTGTACCGTTGGTATGCCCCGAGCTAGAGTTGTTTTTTTAAGGAGAGAGAGATATGTCAAATTAGATTGAGGGCGATGCCAAGATTGGAAAGGAAGAGAGAACTGACAGGACAAGTAACGAATCCCTCGTCCAGAGTCGTCAGAATCTCGGGTCGGCCTGCCATTCTCGTGCTCTCGTCTGCAAACATGCACTTGTATTTACCCTTGAGTCCGCACGCTTCTTGGATTTGCCCTCTCGTGGGTGGTACGAAATGATTTTAGCAGGATAATACCGAGTCTGAGCAATAATAGAGAATAGTAATAACGATGAGTTCCGTCTGCATAGATCAAGCCGGGAACCAAAGCTCACCCGATAACGACACAACACCGTCATCCCGTTTTCCAAAACATCTTCATCTTCCGACTGCTCCGACGATTGATCGTCCAAAGCCGTGTTCCCACTTTGTTCGTCATTGTCATCATCCTGAGGACTCTTGGACCTTTGAGAGAACAAGAGAAAGATGTCTTCGAGACCGTCGTTGGATTCGGTGTCGATCTCAAATGCACACGTGAGCGCCCGTTTCCATGATGTTTCGAGTGCAGCGGGCGAGGAAGTTGGAAGTATGGATGATAGTTCGGTTGTGGGTGGGGTTGATAATCCACCGGATACCTGAGTGAATGCTTCGTTGTCCGGATTAGGAACTTCGACATCCACAACAGGTGGCGAAAATGCAGACTTG is a genomic window containing:
- a CDS encoding thymocyte nuclear protein 1; the protein is MSRYWLMKAEPDSRIVKGKDVKFSVDDFEACVTTAWEGVRNHEAKNIMRDQMKVGDNVLFYHSNCKTPGIAAFAEASFTYLVSKEAFPDYTANDPTHPYYDAKSSSRDSKSEPTWWMVELKFKSRLKHFVSLATLRSITSATSVEDLAQLSSNSEDRQNQLSYLTKDDLKALGAMPLLNRGRLSVQPVNEGAGGWDEQIKPKSGKGVPRSGKPSKPRKPTKRKVSESDEESGSQVSEKRNAKVSSPTEVPRRSNRRKT
- a CDS encoding Zinc finger, CCHC-type, encoding MRLCYNCRQPGHESVNCPSPRSTQAKQCYMCGGVGHIQVDCPNNLRPSGGGGSVGPGQKCYNCGRPVSDSFIQHAAGGLAGNSAAGGGFRGGSGRGAGVNATVKCFRCQGPNHYARDCMAAPGTITLDSKPKTCYKCHKEGHIARACPEGAEYAT
- a CDS encoding Zinc finger, CCHC-type, which gives rise to MLGAADGQPAVTINISKGKKGLEGSVIAGAIIGGLVVLVLILAVFFGLRHRRRRAKRQTASITEAGQEGEKKKETCDEANEPPPPCPYSNHGVTYPAATFQGVQNSIIPCQTELVPSSSSLRQSFDSSRTYPIQTNYSNITTHAPRPQPHRTGPSIAHNLDPSSNGPPCMSCALHHPGASHSGAMSLVSAQDEDEIYNRKQYVSSASPPLPPGAMPPLSSPTIETYDNQANSLSPPESPKSPGGSSLSRWIISPLSRSGTARTALPPYEQQGHGLQHRVSEKKEKEKDESALAASVYTFM